The genomic interval GGACGAAAATCGCGTCAGGAAGCTGATCCAGGCTGTCGGAGATGAAGCGCTTGATATCGCGAAGCTGCCCGACTGCGTGACTTAGCAATTGGACTTGGCGAGACACAGGGTCCAATGCCCCGCCTCCGTACGAGCGCGACAGCAAATCGGGTTCGGTGCGAAGAGCCTCCAGCTCATCGATCATGTAATGCGAAACCGCGGTCAGGCGTCGCCATCCCCATAGAGGATAGAGGATTGCAAGCGTCAGCAGGGCCGACGCCGGAGGTAGCCAGACGCCCAATCGCAGCAAGGCTGTAATACTTGTGCCGAGCACAAGTGATGCCAGAAAGGCGGTGTGCGCCGCCGCATGTCGGGGCCGAAGCCACAGAAAACTGAGCATCAGCAACCAAAGTGGCAGGATGACGAAAAGCAGCCGGGCTAAGGTGGGAGCTTCCCTGATGTCGCGCCCGGCTAACAGGCCATTGAGGAAGTTCGCCTGAATTTCGAGACCCGACATCGTACCATAAGCCTCGTTCATCGGCGTGGGGTACGTATCCGCGAGGCCGGGAGCGGTTACTCCAACAAGGATAATACGGCCCTGCAATAATTCTTCTGGGAACTCCCGGCGCAGGATGGCTGCGGCGCTGATGGACGGGAAATGACCTGGAGGGCCGGCGTAATCGATAAGGATCGGATTTCTTCTGGCCTCGCTCGAAGGCTGTGACCCGTCTACGAAAGAACGCGTCCTTTCCATAAGATGAGGCCAGCTTATATTTGCATTGCCGTCGTAGGGGCGAAGACGTCGTACCTGCCCGTCCCGATCAACGATCAGATTGACGTGCCCCAGATGTTCAGATCTGATGTGAAGCGAAGCGGGCGGCGGCACAATATCGAAAGCCCTGCCATCGCGACCGGGTGCGTCGAACAATAAAGGCAGGAATATCGGCGTGTCGGCGATGGCTGAAGCCAGTGCTGCATCCGCGGGTTTGGATTCGACGAACAACACATCATAAGCAATGGCTGAAGGTCGGCCTTCGGAAAGGCGGCGGACGAGCCGCGCATGCGTTTCGCGCGACCATGGCCATGCGCCAGCCTCTCCAAGTGCTTCTTGATCGACAGCGACAAGCAATATCCGTGGGTCGGGATCCTGCCGTTGCCGGCTAACGACCATATCATAGATCAGGAGATCGATCCGTTCACTGCTACGGTCCAAGACTAAAAACAGGGAGACCGCTGTCGCCAGCAATCCCACGCACCACCATTCCAGGCGTAACGACCGTGGAAGGGTGACCGGATCACTGCTCATCGTCGCTGACGATAAGCTGCTCGAACGGCAGGGTGGTCTGGCGAATGGCCCCGTCCTCGAAGGTGAGGATGATTGCGCGCCAGCGATATGTGCCGGGCATTAGATTCGAAACCGTATATTGGGGAACGGTCAGGCCTGGCTCGTCAATAATGGGCAGGCTCGGATTCTGCCCGAACAGCTGAAAGCGATGTGTGCTGCGCGGTATCGCGCCCTCGGCCCATCGAAACAGAAAATGGCGTGCATCGCCGTTCCGTCGACGTTCAACTTGTCCGGGACGATATAATTGCCGTCGAAAGCTGAATGTCGCAGGCAGACCCTCTAGGCCATTCGGGTCGATAGCGGCAACGCGTACGAACCAGACCCCCTCCGGTACCGGAGGCAGGTCGAAGCGGCCATCTGCGGAGACCGCTTCGGAGACCGTGTCGATGAACCCGGCATCCTGCGCAACTTGCGCTCGGTAGGAATGGCTGCCTGTCGGCTGGGTAACCGAGAATTGCAAGGTCTCGCCGTCTTGAATGGCCCCCGGATTGACCAGAACAGGCGGCGGAAGCAGGACGAGCGGCGGGCTCAGATATCCGTCTGTGGCAATCGCGCCGAATCCTCTGCCAATCGATTGCCGGGATGCTTCGAAGTTGGTCGCGAAATCCACCGTCCCGTCGAGCACCTCTGCGGTGCTGCGCCTGTCATCATAAGCTATGCGGAACTCGGTCCCTCGGACTGCCGAAACCGCCAGTGGGGTCGAGAAACGAAAATCGTCCTTGTCCCTGTTCATCGGTGTGACGATTGCACGCGCGCGGCCCGACTTGAGAACGAACAGGCGTTCGAGTGCGCCGGTCAGTGAGAGGCGGCGAAGCCGATGAAGTTCGACGCGGGATTGTGAAGGCAGCGATACAATTGATCGATCAGGCAGGCCGATACTTACGAAGCCACCGGTTCCGGTGAGCAGTTCATCGCCCTCCTTTGCTGCAATCCCGACTGCGACCGGTAAATCGCGCCCGCCGCGTCGGATGATCACCGGCCCACGGTGGGCGAGAATCCGGGCTTCGAGGGGCATAAAGCGAAGCAGGTGTCGGGGAATGCGCAAAAGCGTTCCGATCCGGATGCGTCGGGGATCCTCTATGCGGTTGAGCCGCTGTATGTTTCGGAAGTCCCCTGTGTGCCTCAGGTGTCGCCGGGCGAGGTCATAGAGATTGTCGCCCTTCGCGACGCGGTAGAGAATGAATGGCTCCCTGGCCCGCTTGGCGGCGGCTGCCGCCGGTGCGGAAAGACAGGAGAGGGACAGCGCCGTGAATGTAAGAGACATCCAAATACGGGCGGCCAATCGCACAGGCTTAGATCAACTTTTCGAGACGGTAGCCAAAGGCGTAGATAGGCGAGAGGCGATAGCCATTGGCCGCGCGCAGATTGAGCTTGTTTCGTACCTTGGAAACATGCGCATCAAGTGTGCGGGTCTGAAGCTCAGGGCTGGCGCCCCAGAGCGTTTGGAAGAGATACTCTCGGGACAATGTGCGATGAATATTACGGAACAATATCAGGGCTATGCCGAATTCTTTTTTCGTCAGCGGAATGGCTTCTCCTCGTAGAAGGACGGTCTCGGAAAATGTGTTGAAGATATATTCGCCATGCATCTCGACACCGCTCGCTGGAGGCTCGGGATAGGTTCGGCGGCACACGGCGGAAATTCGCGCGAGCAGGATCGGAGCAAGGGGCGGCTTGATCACATAATCGTCCGCGCCTGCCTCGAGGGCGGCTACGATATCCTCATCCGCCGTCCGACTCGTCAGCACGATCATCGGCGGCGCCCGTTTTACGTTTTCCTTGACCCAGCCGATGATGCGCAAGCCATCGAAATCGGGTAGATTCCAATCGATCAGCAAGACATCGAATGTGTCGTGCTTCAACCGGTTAATGAGTTTCTGGCCACGGTCGAAGCAGGTACAGTTGTGGCCATTCTGGTCGAGGGTGCTTGCAATTTCCTCGGAAACCTCTCGATCATCTTCAAGGATTGCGATTCTCATGGGCTGCCTGGCTCATCCGATAGCGCATACGGAATCTTCAATTATGCAATGCGGCACATATCGATTTTCACATCAAAATAAAGTGGATTTTGGTCGAGACGGAAGTTGGGAGCCGAAGGTCAAGTACACTGTGGGGCTCCAATAGATCATGTGCAGGGGCC from uncultured Sphingopyxis sp. carries:
- a CDS encoding response regulator transcription factor gives rise to the protein MRIAILEDDREVSEEIASTLDQNGHNCTCFDRGQKLINRLKHDTFDVLLIDWNLPDFDGLRIIGWVKENVKRAPPMIVLTSRTADEDIVAALEAGADDYVIKPPLAPILLARISAVCRRTYPEPPASGVEMHGEYIFNTFSETVLLRGEAIPLTKKEFGIALILFRNIHRTLSREYLFQTLWGASPELQTRTLDAHVSKVRNKLNLRAANGYRLSPIYAFGYRLEKLI
- a CDS encoding FecR domain-containing protein — encoded protein: MSLTFTALSLSCLSAPAAAAAKRAREPFILYRVAKGDNLYDLARRHLRHTGDFRNIQRLNRIEDPRRIRIGTLLRIPRHLLRFMPLEARILAHRGPVIIRRGGRDLPVAVGIAAKEGDELLTGTGGFVSIGLPDRSIVSLPSQSRVELHRLRRLSLTGALERLFVLKSGRARAIVTPMNRDKDDFRFSTPLAVSAVRGTEFRIAYDDRRSTAEVLDGTVDFATNFEASRQSIGRGFGAIATDGYLSPPLVLLPPPVLVNPGAIQDGETLQFSVTQPTGSHSYRAQVAQDAGFIDTVSEAVSADGRFDLPPVPEGVWFVRVAAIDPNGLEGLPATFSFRRQLYRPGQVERRRNGDARHFLFRWAEGAIPRSTHRFQLFGQNPSLPIIDEPGLTVPQYTVSNLMPGTYRWRAIILTFEDGAIRQTTLPFEQLIVSDDEQ
- a CDS encoding CHASE2 domain-containing protein is translated as MSSDPVTLPRSLRLEWWCVGLLATAVSLFLVLDRSSERIDLLIYDMVVSRQRQDPDPRILLVAVDQEALGEAGAWPWSRETHARLVRRLSEGRPSAIAYDVLFVESKPADAALASAIADTPIFLPLLFDAPGRDGRAFDIVPPPASLHIRSEHLGHVNLIVDRDGQVRRLRPYDGNANISWPHLMERTRSFVDGSQPSSEARRNPILIDYAGPPGHFPSISAAAILRREFPEELLQGRIILVGVTAPGLADTYPTPMNEAYGTMSGLEIQANFLNGLLAGRDIREAPTLARLLFVILPLWLLMLSFLWLRPRHAAAHTAFLASLVLGTSITALLRLGVWLPPASALLTLAILYPLWGWRRLTAVSHYMIDELEALRTEPDLLSRSYGGGALDPVSRQVQLLSHAVGQLRDIKRFISDSLDQLPDAIFVLTPHGAILLANAAGQALFEITAPLLPPHINSLLSKMLPDTAPSKAPESFSFPQLLERSPSGEPSSPEMLMPDGRCFALRTAPRVDGSGQQVGWILRMSDISAVWEARRERRDTLRFLSHDMRAPLMSVLALLATAKPEALAPSLAERLRRHTWRTLDLADGFLQLARAQSLRFQPMIVNLSDLLKDAIDQLWPQITEMRIKFDTNGDNRELLILGEASLLTRAFVNLIQNAIKYGGEGATVTCTLAIEFADNCPLATCTVSDNGPGVTPATMKNIFHSFERGTGAHGQGAGLGLTFVQAVARRHGGTVRCTSGRNKGTAFTLSLPLLP